A single genomic interval of Flavihumibacter rivuli harbors:
- a CDS encoding Gfo/Idh/MocA family protein translates to MHRTKVALLGAGFIADIHFESYHRFIPEAEVVAVYARNADKAKAFAEKHGIPQWYDDLDAIINDSGCEVVDICLPNFLHCTATLKAAAAGKHIIIEKPLAVTLEEADAMIAACKQANVKLMYAEELCFAPKYERVRKMVKDGGVGEVYMLKQGEKHSGPHSEWFYNKQLAGGGVLMDMGCHAIEWFRWMTNNSRAVSVYATMSTVLHKDITECEDNSVMIIEFENGVVGIAENSWAKHGGMDDRCEVYGTGGVVYADLFMGNAAVSYSKHGYDYAMEKADTTIGWSFTIFEEVFNQGYPHELKHFIDCVQHDKQPLVTGEDGRAVLEIIYAAYASAAEGRKIMLPFHPKVERPVDLWIEGRKK, encoded by the coding sequence ATGCACAGAACCAAGGTGGCTCTCCTTGGAGCCGGATTCATTGCCGATATTCATTTCGAAAGTTATCACCGCTTCATCCCTGAAGCCGAAGTAGTAGCCGTCTATGCCCGTAACGCCGATAAGGCTAAGGCCTTCGCCGAAAAGCACGGCATCCCCCAATGGTACGACGACCTCGATGCCATCATCAACGATTCCGGTTGCGAGGTGGTGGACATCTGCCTTCCCAACTTCCTGCACTGTACCGCCACGCTGAAAGCAGCCGCGGCCGGCAAGCACATCATCATCGAGAAACCCCTGGCTGTTACCCTCGAAGAAGCGGATGCCATGATCGCCGCCTGTAAACAGGCCAATGTCAAACTGATGTATGCCGAAGAACTCTGCTTCGCCCCCAAATACGAACGCGTTCGCAAGATGGTCAAGGACGGTGGTGTAGGCGAAGTGTACATGCTGAAGCAGGGCGAGAAACATTCCGGCCCGCATTCCGAATGGTTCTATAACAAGCAACTCGCCGGTGGCGGCGTGCTGATGGACATGGGCTGCCATGCCATCGAGTGGTTCCGCTGGATGACCAATAACAGCAGGGCCGTGAGCGTATACGCCACCATGTCAACTGTATTGCACAAGGACATCACCGAATGCGAGGACAACTCGGTCATGATCATCGAATTCGAAAACGGCGTGGTAGGTATCGCCGAGAACAGCTGGGCCAAGCATGGCGGTATGGACGACCGCTGCGAAGTGTATGGCACCGGTGGCGTGGTATATGCCGACCTCTTCATGGGCAATGCCGCGGTATCGTACAGTAAGCACGGTTATGATTATGCGATGGAGAAGGCCGATACGACCATTGGCTGGAGCTTCACCATCTTTGAAGAAGTGTTCAACCAGGGCTACCCGCATGAACTCAAGCATTTCATTGATTGCGTGCAGCACGACAAACAACCCCTTGTGACCGGAGAAGATGGCCGTGCGGTACTGGAGATCATCTATGCCGCCTATGCCTCTGCAGCAGAAGGCAGGAAGATCATGCTGCCCTTCCATCCCAAGGTAGAGCGACCTGTTGACCTCTGGATCGAAGGCAGGAAAAAATAA
- the leuC gene encoding 3-isopropylmalate dehydratase large subunit produces MSTTPSTLFDKVWDSHVVRKIADGPDVFFIDRHFIHEVTSPVAFLGLEQRGLKVMFPEKTFATADHNTPTINQHLPVQDPLSANQLKALEQNSAKYGISHWGLGNPKNGIVHVVGPENGITLPGMTIVCGDSHTSTHGAFGAIAFGIGTSEVEMVLSSQCIMQPKPKKMRIVVNGQLNKGVLPKDVILYIIAKLTAAGATGYFVEYAGEVFEQMSMEGRMTVCNMSIEMGARGGMIAPDETTYAYIKGREKAPKGEAWDKALAYWKTLKTDEGATFDKEYHFDAADIEPMITFGTNPGMGIGITQHIPVSQEEGKGKASYEKSLTYMGFAENEPMLGKKVDYVFIGSCTNGRIEDFRAFASIVKGRKKADHVTAWIVPGSHIVESQIREEGILDILTEAGFQLRQPGCSACLAMNDDKIPAGKYAVSTSNRNFEGRQGPGARTLLASPLVAAAAAVTGVVTDPRELL; encoded by the coding sequence ATGAGCACAACCCCGAGTACCTTGTTTGATAAAGTGTGGGATTCACATGTGGTACGCAAGATCGCCGACGGTCCGGATGTATTCTTTATTGACCGTCATTTTATCCATGAAGTAACCAGTCCCGTTGCCTTCCTCGGATTGGAACAGCGCGGCTTGAAAGTGATGTTCCCCGAGAAGACCTTCGCAACGGCCGATCACAATACCCCGACCATCAACCAGCACCTGCCCGTACAGGACCCCCTGTCGGCCAACCAGTTGAAAGCCCTGGAGCAGAACAGCGCCAAATATGGTATCTCCCATTGGGGACTGGGTAATCCCAAGAACGGTATCGTACACGTGGTAGGCCCCGAGAACGGTATCACCCTTCCCGGCATGACCATAGTATGCGGCGACTCCCATACTTCAACCCATGGTGCTTTCGGTGCCATCGCCTTCGGTATCGGTACTTCCGAGGTGGAGATGGTGCTCTCTTCCCAGTGCATAATGCAGCCCAAGCCGAAGAAGATGCGCATCGTGGTGAACGGACAACTCAACAAAGGCGTTCTTCCCAAGGACGTTATCCTCTATATCATTGCGAAGCTCACCGCAGCCGGCGCCACTGGTTACTTTGTGGAATATGCCGGTGAGGTATTCGAGCAAATGAGCATGGAAGGCCGCATGACCGTCTGCAATATGAGTATCGAGATGGGCGCGCGCGGTGGCATGATCGCTCCAGACGAGACCACTTATGCCTATATCAAGGGCCGTGAGAAAGCCCCTAAAGGCGAAGCCTGGGACAAGGCCCTCGCCTATTGGAAGACCCTGAAGACCGACGAGGGAGCGACCTTTGATAAGGAATACCATTTCGACGCAGCCGATATTGAACCCATGATCACCTTCGGTACCAATCCCGGTATGGGCATTGGCATCACCCAGCATATCCCTGTTTCCCAGGAAGAAGGCAAGGGTAAGGCCAGCTACGAGAAATCCCTCACCTATATGGGCTTCGCCGAGAACGAACCCATGCTGGGCAAGAAAGTGGATTATGTTTTCATCGGCAGTTGTACCAATGGCCGCATTGAAGACTTCCGCGCCTTCGCCTCTATTGTGAAGGGTCGCAAGAAAGCCGACCATGTGACCGCCTGGATCGTTCCCGGTTCGCATATCGTAGAGAGCCAGATCAGGGAAGAAGGCATCCTGGACATCCTGACCGAAGCCGGCTTCCAACTGCGCCAGCCCGGTTGCAGTGCCTGTCTCGCGATGAACGACGACAAGATCCCTGCCGGTAAGTATGCCGTGAGTACCAGCAACCGCAATTTCGAAGGCCGCCAGGGACCCGGTGCCCGCACCTTGCTGGCAAGCCCGCTGGTAGCCGCAGCCGCAGCCGTGACTGGCGTAGTGACCGATCCGCGCGAATTGCTTTAA
- the leuD gene encoding 3-isopropylmalate dehydratase small subunit — translation MAYDKFTILKSSAVPLPIENVDTDQIIPARFLKATERKGFGDNLFRDWRYNSDDTPKKDFVLNNPIYSGKILVAGKNFGSGSSREHAAWAIYDYGFRCVVSSFFADIFKNNSLNIGILPVTVSPEFLDKIYKAIEADPKAELEVNLPEQTITILATGEKESFDINGYKKHNLMNGFDDIDYLQAMKAEIAAFAEKSLY, via the coding sequence ATGGCTTACGATAAATTCACGATACTGAAGAGTTCCGCTGTTCCCCTGCCGATTGAGAATGTGGACACGGACCAGATCATTCCCGCCCGCTTCCTGAAAGCCACGGAGCGCAAGGGATTTGGCGATAACCTGTTTCGCGACTGGCGCTATAACAGTGACGATACCCCGAAAAAGGATTTCGTGCTGAACAACCCGATCTACTCCGGTAAGATCCTGGTAGCAGGAAAGAACTTCGGCAGTGGCAGCAGCCGCGAGCATGCGGCCTGGGCCATCTACGACTATGGCTTCCGTTGCGTGGTGTCCAGCTTCTTCGCCGATATCTTTAAGAACAACTCCCTCAACATCGGCATCCTCCCCGTAACGGTGAGTCCCGAGTTCCTGGACAAGATCTACAAGGCCATTGAAGCCGATCCCAAGGCCGAGCTGGAAGTGAACCTGCCAGAGCAGACCATCACCATCCTGGCCACCGGCGAAAAAGAGTCCTTCGATATCAATGGTTACAAGAAGCATAACCTGATGAACGGATTTGACGATATAGATTACCTACAGGCCATGAAAGCAGAGATCGCTGCTTTCGCTGAGAAGAGCCTGTATTGA
- a CDS encoding alpha-isopropylmalate synthase regulatory domain-containing protein, producing MPHSKRYIEIMDTTLRDGEQTSGVSFTAAEKLTIAQLLLTEVKVDRIEIASARVSEGEFDAVKRITKWAKSKGLLHKVEVLTFVDGDVSIQWMTKAGAKVMNLLTKGSLNHLTHQLKKTPVQHFKEVGEVIALAKKKGIETNVYLEDWSNGMRHSPDYVYQYLDFLSTQPIRRIMLPDTLGILTPAEVHEYISAIVQRYPGIHFDFHAHNDYDLGTANVLEGVKAGAHGLHLTINGMGERAGNAPLASAIAVLNDFMPNVRTAVVEKSLYRVSKLVETFTGFRIPANKPVVGENVFTQTAGIHADGDKKNKLYFSDLMPERFGRQRKYALGKTSGKANIENNLHQLGIELSDADLKKVTQRIIELGDRKEVVTQADLPYIISDILDSEAIKDKVKIENYVLTHSKDLNPSVTLKINVEGELFEEHAQGDGQYDAFMNALKKIYKQKKIELPVLTDYAVRIPPGGKSDALCETIITWSLNDKEFKTRGLDSDQTVSAIKATQKMLNII from the coding sequence ATGCCCCATTCCAAACGGTACATCGAGATCATGGATACAACCCTCCGCGATGGTGAACAGACCAGCGGGGTGTCCTTTACGGCAGCCGAGAAGCTGACCATTGCCCAACTGTTGCTGACCGAGGTAAAGGTGGACCGCATTGAGATCGCATCCGCCCGGGTTTCCGAAGGCGAATTCGATGCCGTAAAACGGATCACCAAATGGGCGAAGTCCAAAGGCCTGCTCCATAAGGTGGAGGTACTCACCTTCGTGGATGGTGATGTCTCCATCCAGTGGATGACAAAGGCCGGCGCCAAAGTGATGAACCTGCTCACCAAGGGCTCGCTGAACCACCTTACCCACCAACTGAAGAAAACACCAGTCCAGCACTTTAAGGAAGTTGGCGAAGTGATCGCGCTGGCCAAAAAGAAAGGGATCGAGACCAATGTGTACCTGGAAGACTGGAGCAATGGCATGCGGCATTCGCCCGACTATGTGTACCAGTACCTCGATTTCCTGAGCACCCAGCCCATCAGGCGGATCATGCTACCCGATACCCTGGGCATCCTGACCCCGGCGGAAGTCCACGAATATATTTCGGCTATTGTTCAACGTTATCCCGGCATCCATTTCGATTTCCATGCGCACAACGACTACGACCTGGGAACGGCCAATGTGCTGGAAGGCGTGAAAGCCGGCGCCCATGGCCTGCACCTCACCATCAACGGGATGGGGGAAAGGGCCGGCAATGCGCCCCTGGCGAGCGCTATCGCGGTGTTGAATGATTTCATGCCCAATGTCAGGACGGCCGTAGTGGAGAAATCGCTCTACCGCGTAAGCAAGCTGGTGGAGACCTTTACCGGCTTCCGGATCCCGGCCAATAAGCCGGTGGTGGGCGAAAATGTGTTCACCCAGACAGCAGGTATCCATGCCGATGGCGACAAGAAGAACAAGCTCTATTTCAGCGACCTGATGCCCGAGCGCTTCGGTCGCCAGCGCAAATATGCCCTGGGCAAAACCAGCGGCAAGGCCAATATTGAGAACAACCTGCACCAACTGGGCATTGAGCTTTCCGATGCCGACCTGAAGAAAGTGACGCAGCGCATCATTGAGCTGGGCGACAGGAAGGAAGTAGTCACCCAGGCCGACCTGCCCTATATCATTTCGGATATCCTGGACAGTGAAGCCATTAAGGACAAGGTGAAGATCGAGAACTATGTCCTCACCCACTCCAAGGACCTGAACCCCTCGGTGACCCTGAAGATCAATGTTGAGGGCGAGCTCTTTGAAGAGCATGCCCAGGGTGATGGGCAATACGATGCCTTTATGAATGCGCTGAAGAAGATCTACAAACAGAAAAAGATCGAGCTGCCGGTACTTACCGATTACGCCGTGCGCATCCCGCCCGGTGGCAAGAGTGACGCCCTTTGCGAGACCATCATCACCTGGAGCCTGAACGATAAGGAATTCAAGACCCGGGGGCTCGACAGCGACCAGACCGTATCGGCGATCAAGGCCACGCAGAAGATGCTGAACATCATTTAA
- the leuB gene encoding 3-isopropylmalate dehydrogenase, producing MASKHILIVPGDGIGQEVTAVGKKVLDKVAERFGHQFSYDEALIGHVAIEATGSPLPDESLAKMKASDAVLFGAVGHPKYDNDPSAKVRPEQGLLKMRKELGLYANLRPIKLFDELLDASSIKPEILRGADILFFRELTGDIYFGEKGRKNNGDTAYDVAEYSRYEVERIARKAFEAARTRRKKLCSVDKANVIETSRLWREVIQRVALDYPDVEVEHQFVDATAMLLIKDPRRFDVVVTANLFGDILTDEASQIAGSMGMLASASIGDGTGVYEPIHGSAHDITGKGVANPLASILSAALLLDISFCMKAESEAVINAVDKVLKEGWRTRDIADGQTPADKVLGTERMGEEVLKWL from the coding sequence ATGGCAAGCAAACATATTCTCATTGTGCCCGGTGATGGCATCGGGCAGGAAGTAACAGCAGTAGGCAAGAAAGTATTGGACAAGGTAGCGGAGCGTTTCGGCCACCAGTTCAGCTATGACGAAGCATTGATCGGGCATGTAGCCATCGAGGCGACGGGCTCTCCCCTCCCCGATGAATCCCTGGCCAAGATGAAGGCCTCGGATGCCGTGCTCTTTGGGGCCGTAGGCCATCCCAAGTATGATAATGACCCATCGGCCAAGGTACGTCCCGAGCAGGGATTGCTGAAGATGCGCAAGGAGCTGGGCCTCTATGCCAACCTGCGTCCCATCAAGTTATTCGATGAACTACTGGATGCCTCCAGCATCAAGCCCGAGATCCTGCGTGGCGCGGATATCCTTTTCTTCCGCGAGCTAACCGGCGATATCTATTTCGGCGAGAAAGGCCGGAAGAACAATGGCGATACCGCATATGATGTAGCAGAATACAGTCGCTATGAAGTGGAGCGCATTGCCCGCAAGGCCTTTGAGGCCGCCCGCACCCGGAGGAAGAAACTCTGTTCGGTGGACAAGGCCAATGTGATCGAGACCTCCCGATTATGGCGCGAGGTGATCCAACGGGTAGCACTGGACTATCCCGATGTGGAAGTGGAACACCAGTTCGTGGATGCCACGGCCATGCTGCTGATCAAGGATCCCCGCCGGTTCGATGTGGTAGTGACCGCCAACCTCTTCGGTGATATCCTGACCGACGAGGCCTCCCAGATCGCCGGCTCCATGGGCATGCTGGCCAGCGCCTCCATTGGCGATGGCACGGGTGTATACGAGCCCATCCACGGGTCGGCCCATGATATCACCGGCAAAGGCGTCGCCAATCCCCTGGCCTCTATCCTATCGGCAGCTTTGTTACTCGATATCTCCTTCTGCATGAAGGCCGAATCCGAAGCCGTTATCAATGCCGTAGACAAGGTGTTGAAAGAAGGCTGGCGCACCAGGGATATTGCGGATGGCCAAACCCCGGCAGATAAGGTATTGGGAACGGAAAGGATGGGGGAAGAGGTATTGAAGTGGTTATAG